From Callithrix jacchus isolate 240 chromosome 15, calJac240_pri, whole genome shotgun sequence, one genomic window encodes:
- the NAA80 gene encoding N-alpha-acetyltransferase 80, whose protein sequence is MELILSASPAELTLDPTCQPELTLKSSLTKLTLDPTCQRELPLDSTCQPKMTFSPSAAELTLDLEHQPEETLAPSLAELTLEPVHRRPELLDACADLINDEWPRSRASRLHSLGQSSDAFPLCLMLLSPNPTPEAAPIVVGHARLSRVLNQPQSLLVETVVVARALRGRGFGRRLMEGLEVFARARGFRKLHLTTHDQLHFYTHLGYQLGEPVQGLVFTSRQLPATLLNFFPMVLSPRLPWKAPNLTVQAAPRGSKGPPLPPPPPLPECLTTSPPAPSGLPPKSLLETQYQNMRGCPIFWMEKDI, encoded by the coding sequence ATGGAGCTGATCCTGAGTGCCAGCCCAGCTGAACTGACTCTGGATCCTACCTGCCAGCCAGAGCTGACCCTGAAATCCAGCCTGACCAAGCTAACCCTGGATCCTACGTGCCAGCGAGAGCTGCCTCTGGATTCCACATGCCAACCAAAGATGACCTTCAGTCCTAGTGCAGCTGAGCTTACTCTGGATCTTGAACACCAGCCAGAGGAGACCCTAGCTCCTAGCCTAGCTGAGTTGACCCTGGAGCCTGTGCACCGCCGACCCGAGCTCCTGGATGCTTGTGCTGACCTCATCAATGATGAGTGGCCCCGCAGCCGTGCCTCCCGCTTGCACTCCCTGGGCCAGTCCTCAGATGCCTTCCCCCTCTGCCTGATGCTGCTGAGCCCCAACCCCACACCTGAAGCAGCACCCATTGTGGTGGGCCATGCCCGCCTGTCACGGGTGCTGAACCAGCCCCAGAGCCTCTTAGTGGAGACGGTGGTAGTGGCCCGGGCCCTGAGGGGCCGTGGCTTTGGCCGCCGCCTCATGGAGGGCCTGGAGGTGTTTGCTCGGGCCCGGGGCTTCCGCAAGCTGCACCTCACCACCCATGACCAGCTGCACTTCTATACCCACCTGGGCTACCAGCTGGGTGAGCCTGTGCAGGGCCTGGTCTTCACCAGCAGACAGCTGCCTGCCACCCTACTTAATTTCTTCCCCATGGTTCTTTCTCCCCGGCTACCCTGGAAGGCCCCAAACCTAACTGTCCAAGCTGCTCCAAGGGGTTCCAAAGGGCCTCCATTGCCACCACCCCCTCCCCTACCTGAGTGCCTGACCACCTCACCCCCAGCTCCATCAGGGCTCCCTCCAAAAAGCCTGCTGGAGACACAATACCAAAACATGAGAGGGTGCCCCATATTCTGGATGGAAAAAGACATCTGA
- the HYAL1 gene encoding hyaluronidase-1 isoform X2: MRPFSPEVALDQSHAMAAHLLPICSLFLALFDMAQGSRGPLVLNRPFTTVWNANTQWCLDRHGVDVDVSVFDVVANPGQTFRGPDMTIFYSSQLGTYPYYTPTGEPVFGGLPQNASLIAHLARTFQDILAAMPTSDFSGLAVIDWEAWRPRWAFNWDTKDIYRQRSRALVQAQHPEWPASQVEAVAQDQFQGAARAWMAGTLQLGQALRPQGLWGFYGFPECYNYDFLSPNYTGECPSGIRAQNDQLGWLWGQSRALYPSIYMPAVLEGTGKSQSYVRHRVGEAFRVAAAAGASNLLVLPYAQIFYDMTNHFLPLESCQAIKEYVDTTLGPFILNVTNGALLCSHALCSGHGRCVRRPSHPKALLILNPASFSIQLTPGGGPLSLQGALSLEDRAQMAVEFKCRCYPGWQGVWCGQKSMW, encoded by the exons ATGAGGCCCTTCAGCCCTGAG GTTGCCCTCGATCAATCCCATGCCATGGCAGCCCACCTGCTTCCCATCTGCTCCCTCTTCCTGGCCTTATTCGATATGGCCCAAGGCTCCAGGGGCCCCTTGGTACTCAACCGGCCCTTCACCACCGTCTGGAACGCAAACACCCAGTGGTGCCTGGACAGGCATGGCGTGGACGTGGATGTCAGTGTCTTCGATGTGGTAGCCAACCCAGGGCAGACCTTCCGAGGCCCTGACATGACAATTTTCTACAGCTCCCAGCTGGGTACCTACCCCTACTACACACCCACTGGGGAGCCTGTGTTTGGAGGTCTGCCCCAGAATGCCAGCCTGATTGCCCACCTGGCCCGCACATTCCAGGACATCTTGGCTGCCATGCCTACTTCTGACTTCTCAGGGCTGGCGGTTATCGACTGGGAGGCATGGCGCCCACGCTGGGCCTTCAACTGGGATACCAAGGACATTTACCGGCAGCGCTCACGGGCACTGGTACAGGCGCAGCATCCTGAGTGGCCAGCTTCTCAAGTGGAGGCAGTAGCCCAGGACCAGTTCCAGGGAGCTGCACGGGCCTGGATGGCAGGCACCCTCCAGCTGGGGCAGGCACTTCGTCCTCAAGGCCTCTGGGGCTTCTATGGCTTCCCTGAATGCTACAACTATGACTTTCTAAGCCCCAACTACACAGGCGAGTGCCCATCAGGCATCCGTGCCCAAAATGACCAGCTAGGATGGCTGTGGGGCCAGAGCCGTGCCCTCTACCCCAGCATCTACATGCCTGCAGTGCTGGAGGGCACAGGGAAGTCACAATCGTATGTGCGGCACCGTGTGGGTGAGGCATTCCGTGTGGCTGCGGCTGCTGGGGCCTCCAATCTGCTAGTGCTGCCCTATGCCCAGATCTTCTATGATATGACAAACCACTTTCTGCCCCTG GAATCATGTCAGGCCATCAAGGAGTATGTGGACACTACACTGGGACCCTTCATCCTGAACGTGACCAATGGGGCTCTTCTCTGCAGTCATGCCCTGTGCTCTGGTCATGGCCGCTGTGTCCGACGCCCCAGCCACCCCAAAGCCCTCCTCATCCTTAACCCTGCCAGTTTCTCCATCCAGCTCACGCCTGGTGGTGGGCCCCTGAGCCTGCAGGGTGCCCTCTCACTTGAAGATCGGGCACAGATGGCTGTGGAGTTCAAATGTCGATGCTACCCTGGCTGGCAGGGAGTGTGGTGTGGGCAGAAAAGCATGTGGTGA
- the HYAL1 gene encoding hyaluronidase-1 isoform X1, with translation MRPFSPEVALDQSHAMAAHLLPICSLFLALFDMAQGSRGPLVLNRPFTTVWNANTQWCLDRHGVDVDVSVFDVVANPGQTFRGPDMTIFYSSQLGTYPYYTPTGEPVFGGLPQNASLIAHLARTFQDILAAMPTSDFSGLAVIDWEAWRPRWAFNWDTKDIYRQRSRALVQAQHPEWPASQVEAVAQDQFQGAARAWMAGTLQLGQALRPQGLWGFYGFPECYNYDFLSPNYTGECPSGIRAQNDQLGWLWGQSRALYPSIYMPAVLEGTGKSQSYVRHRVGEAFRVAAAAGASNLLVLPYAQIFYDMTNHFLPLDELEHSLGESAAQGAAGVVLWVSWENTRTKESCQAIKEYVDTTLGPFILNVTNGALLCSHALCSGHGRCVRRPSHPKALLILNPASFSIQLTPGGGPLSLQGALSLEDRAQMAVEFKCRCYPGWQGVWCGQKSMW, from the exons ATGAGGCCCTTCAGCCCTGAG GTTGCCCTCGATCAATCCCATGCCATGGCAGCCCACCTGCTTCCCATCTGCTCCCTCTTCCTGGCCTTATTCGATATGGCCCAAGGCTCCAGGGGCCCCTTGGTACTCAACCGGCCCTTCACCACCGTCTGGAACGCAAACACCCAGTGGTGCCTGGACAGGCATGGCGTGGACGTGGATGTCAGTGTCTTCGATGTGGTAGCCAACCCAGGGCAGACCTTCCGAGGCCCTGACATGACAATTTTCTACAGCTCCCAGCTGGGTACCTACCCCTACTACACACCCACTGGGGAGCCTGTGTTTGGAGGTCTGCCCCAGAATGCCAGCCTGATTGCCCACCTGGCCCGCACATTCCAGGACATCTTGGCTGCCATGCCTACTTCTGACTTCTCAGGGCTGGCGGTTATCGACTGGGAGGCATGGCGCCCACGCTGGGCCTTCAACTGGGATACCAAGGACATTTACCGGCAGCGCTCACGGGCACTGGTACAGGCGCAGCATCCTGAGTGGCCAGCTTCTCAAGTGGAGGCAGTAGCCCAGGACCAGTTCCAGGGAGCTGCACGGGCCTGGATGGCAGGCACCCTCCAGCTGGGGCAGGCACTTCGTCCTCAAGGCCTCTGGGGCTTCTATGGCTTCCCTGAATGCTACAACTATGACTTTCTAAGCCCCAACTACACAGGCGAGTGCCCATCAGGCATCCGTGCCCAAAATGACCAGCTAGGATGGCTGTGGGGCCAGAGCCGTGCCCTCTACCCCAGCATCTACATGCCTGCAGTGCTGGAGGGCACAGGGAAGTCACAATCGTATGTGCGGCACCGTGTGGGTGAGGCATTCCGTGTGGCTGCGGCTGCTGGGGCCTCCAATCTGCTAGTGCTGCCCTATGCCCAGATCTTCTATGATATGACAAACCACTTTCTGCCCCTG GATGAGCTGGAGCACAGCCTGGGGGAGAGTGCAGCCCAGGGGGCAGCCGGAGTGGTGCTCTGGGTGAGCTGGGAAAATACGAGAACCAAG GAATCATGTCAGGCCATCAAGGAGTATGTGGACACTACACTGGGACCCTTCATCCTGAACGTGACCAATGGGGCTCTTCTCTGCAGTCATGCCCTGTGCTCTGGTCATGGCCGCTGTGTCCGACGCCCCAGCCACCCCAAAGCCCTCCTCATCCTTAACCCTGCCAGTTTCTCCATCCAGCTCACGCCTGGTGGTGGGCCCCTGAGCCTGCAGGGTGCCCTCTCACTTGAAGATCGGGCACAGATGGCTGTGGAGTTCAAATGTCGATGCTACCCTGGCTGGCAGGGAGTGTGGTGTGGGCAGAAAAGCATGTGGTGA
- the HYAL2 gene encoding hyaluronidase-2: MRAGPGPAVTLALVLVVAWAMELKPTAPPIFTGRPFVVAWDVPTQDCGPRLKVPLDLNAFDVQASPNEGFVNQNITIFYRDRLGLYPRFDSAGRSVHGGVPQNGSLWAHLEMLRDHVEHYIRTPEPAGLAVIDWEDWRPVWVRNWQDKDVYRRSSRQLVASRHPDWQADRVVKQAQYEFECAARQFMLETLRYVKAVRPRHLWGFYLFPDCYNHDYVQNWKSYTGRCPDVEVARNDQLAWLWANSTALFPSVYLEETLASSAHGRNFVSFRVQEALRVAHTHHANHALPVYVFTRPTYSRRLRGLSEMDLISTIGESAALGAAGVILWGDAGYTTSTETCQYLKDYLTRLLVPYVVNVSWATQYCSWAQCHGHGRCVRRNPSASTFLHLSANSFRLVPGRAPGEPQLRPVGNLSSADRHHLQTHFRCQCYLGWGGEQCQWDHRQAAGGASEAWAGSHLTSLLALAALAFSWTL; the protein is encoded by the exons ATGCgggcaggcccaggcccagccgtCACACTGGCCCTGGTGCTGGTGGTGGCATGGGCCATGGAGCTCAAGCCCACAGCACCACCCATCTTCACGGGCCGCCCCTTTGTGGTGGCATGGGATGTGCCCACACAGGACTGTGGCCCACGCCTCAAGGTGCCATTGGACCTGAATGCCTTTGATGTGCAGGCCTCACCTAATGAAGGTTTTGTGAACCAGAATATCACCATCTTCTACCGCGACCGTCTAGGCCTGTATCCACGCTTCGATTCTGCAGGAAGATCTGTGCATGGTGGCGTGCCACAGAATGGCAGCCTCTGGGCACACCTGGAGATGCTGCGGGATCATGTGGAGCACTACATTCGGACACCAGAGCCTGCGGGGCTGGCGGTTATTGACTGGGAAGACTGGCGGCCTGTGTGGGTGCGCAACTGGCAGGACAAAGATGTGTACCGCCGGTCATCACGCCAGCTGGTGGCCAGTCGTCACCCTGACTGGCAAGCAGACCGCGTAGTCAAGCAGGCACAATATGAGTTTGAGTGTGCAGCACGGCAGTTCATGCTGGAGACACTGCGTTATGTCAAAGCAGTGCGGCCCCGGCATCTCTGGGGCTTCTACCTCTTTCCTGACTGCTACAATCATGATTATGTGCAGAACTGGAAGAGCTACACAGGCCGCTGCCCTGATGTTGAAGTGGCCCGCAACGACCAGCTGGCCTGGCTGTGGGCTAACAGCACAGCCCTCTTCCCGTCTGTCTACCTGGAGGAAACACTTGCTTCCTCTGCCCATGGCCGCAACTTTGTGAGCTTCCGTGTTCAGGAGGCCCTTCGTGTGGCTCACACCCACCATGCCAACCATGCACTCCCAGTCTACGTCTTCACACGGCCCACCTATAGCCGCAGGCTCAGGGGGCTGAGTGAG atggacctcatctctaccattGGCGAGAGTGCAGCCCTTGGCGCAGCTGGTGTTATCCTTTGGGGTGACGCAGGGTACACTACAAGCACG GAGACCTGCCAGTACCTCAAGGATTACCTGACACGGCTGCTGGTCCCCTACGTGGTCAATGTGTCCTGGGCCACCCAATATTGCAGCTGGGCCCAATGCCATGGCCATGGGCGCTGTGTGCGCCGCAACCCCAGTGCCAGTACCTTCCTGCATCTCAGCGCCAACAGCTTCCGCCTAGTGCCTGGCCGTGCACCTGGTGAGCCCCAGCTGCGACCTGTGGGGAATCTCAGCTCGGCTGACCGTCACCACCTGCAGACACACTTCCGCTGCCAGTGCTACTTGGGCTGGGGTGGTGAGCAATGCCAGTGGGACCATAGGCAGGCAGCTGGGGGTGCCAGTGAGGCCTGGGCTGGGTCCCACCTCACCAGTCTGCTGGCTCTGGCAGCCCTGGCCTTTTCCTGGACCTTGTAG
- the TUSC2 gene encoding tumor suppressor candidate 2 translates to MGASGSKARGLWPFTSATGGGGSEAAGAEQALVRPRGRAVPPFVFTRRGSMFYDEDGDLAHEFYEETIVTKNGQKRAKLRRVHKNLIPQGIVKLDPPRIHVDFPVILYEM, encoded by the exons ATGGGCGCCAGCGGCTCCAAAGCTCGGGGCCTGTGGCCCTTCACCTCGGCgaccgggggtggtggctcagagGCAGCAGGCGCTGAGCAAGCTTTGGTGCGGCCTCGGGGCCGAGCTGTGCCCCCCTTCGTATTCACGCGCCGCGG CTCCATGTTCTATGATGAGGATGGGGATCTGGCTCACGAGTTCTATGAAGAGACAATCGTCACTAAGAATGGTCAGAAGCGGGCCAAGCTGAGGCGAGTGCATAAGAATCTGATTCCTCAG GGCATCGTGAAGCTGGATCCCCCCCGCATCCACGTGGATTTTCCTGTGATCCTCTATGAgatgtga
- the RASSF1 gene encoding ras association domain-containing protein 1 isoform X3, whose amino-acid sequence MSLNKDGSYTGFIKVQLKLVRPVSVPSSKKPPSLQDARQGPGRSASVRRHTSFYLPKDIVKHLHVLSRTRAREVIEALLRKFLVVDDPRKFALFERAERHGQVYLRKLSDDEQPLQLRLLAGPSDKALSFILKENDSGEVNWDAFSMPELHNFLRILQREEEAHLRQILQKYSYCRQKIQEALHACPLG is encoded by the exons ATGAGCTTG aacaaGGACGGCTCTTACACAGGCTTCATCAAGGTTCAGCTGAAACTGGTGCGCCCTGTCTCAGTGCCCTCCAGCAAGAAGCCACCCTCCTTGCAGGATGCCCGGCAGGGCCCAGGACGGAGTGCAAGTGTCAGGCGCCACACTTCCTTTTACCTGCCCAAGGATATTGTCAAGCACCTGCATGTGTTGTCACGCACAAGGGCACGTGAGGTCATTGAGGCCCTGCTACGAAAGTTCTTGGTGGTGGATGACCCCCGCAAGTTTGCACTTTTTGAGCGGGCTGAGCGTCACGGCCAAG TGTACTTGCGGAAGCTGTCGGATGATGAGCAGCCGCTGCAGCTGCGGCTCCTGGCGGGGCCCAGTGACAAGGCCCTGAGCTTCATCCTGAAGGAAAATGACTCTGGGGAGGTGAAC TGGGACGCCTTCAGCATGCCTGAACTGCATAACTTCCTGCGTATCCTGCAGCGGGAGGAAGAGGCGCACCTCCGCCAGATCCTGCAGAAGTATTCCTATTGCCGCCAGAAGATCCAAGAGGCCCTGCACGCCTGCCCCCTGGGGTGA